From the genome of Longimicrobiales bacterium, one region includes:
- the ligA gene encoding NAD-dependent DNA ligase LigA, producing the protein MNTTNAPDPREQAQPIPDDVVREVGELRAELTRHSDLYYHEARPEIGDAEYDELFRRLQALEAQFPGLATPDSPTHRVGAPPQDRFQTVDHVAPLLSLDSSEKAADIVRFDERVRKALGEGVDPVYILEPKLDGASIELVYEDGVLVRAVTRGDGRAGEGVTENIRTIGTVPLKLRTDVRPAPSLLAVRGEVLMYVSDFADFNAGLKASGQEPYASPRNSAAGAVRQLDSRVTATRKLDLLVYDVLHVEGTSFTTDTEGVEAIRSWGFSVPDRIETVRSADEILAYHAGYDSDRDALDYEIDGVVIKLDDHQARRAMGSTSHHPRWAIALKFAPRQEVTVIEKIDIQVGRTGVLTPVAWLRPVSVGGVTVSRASLHNREELKRKDLREGDTVRIQRAGDVIPQVVEVVEPGPNRAAPYEMPVSCPVCGTDTYEDGPRTLCPNRFGCEAQLKGRIIHFGGRSALDVEGLGEETANLLVDLGLVTNLAELFDLEPAQLIGLDGFAQKSATSLVEAIRSKRAPELTRFLIALGIPEVGVTVARTLARTFGSFDAIRGADAEALVAIDGIGPRMSEAIIEFFADERNATAVDAILARGVVPQMVDVVDVELPDLGTAVFTGAIPVARVVAETAWRSVGGSTSGSVSKKTTFVVAGESAGSKLEKAERLGVEVIDFDAYRVRLREHGGDIDGGDG; encoded by the coding sequence TTGAACACCACCAACGCCCCCGATCCGCGCGAACAGGCGCAACCGATTCCCGACGATGTCGTTCGGGAGGTGGGAGAGTTGCGAGCCGAACTCACGCGGCACTCGGACCTCTACTATCACGAGGCGCGCCCCGAAATCGGCGACGCCGAGTATGACGAGCTCTTTCGTCGACTCCAGGCGCTCGAGGCGCAGTTCCCCGGGCTCGCCACTCCCGACTCCCCGACACACCGCGTCGGCGCACCGCCCCAGGACCGATTTCAGACCGTCGACCACGTTGCGCCGTTGCTGTCTCTCGACTCGTCTGAGAAGGCGGCGGACATTGTTCGGTTTGACGAACGCGTGCGAAAAGCTCTGGGAGAGGGGGTCGACCCGGTCTATATCCTGGAGCCCAAGCTGGACGGCGCATCGATCGAGCTCGTTTACGAGGATGGTGTTCTGGTCCGTGCCGTGACACGGGGGGACGGGCGTGCAGGTGAGGGTGTCACTGAGAACATCCGGACGATCGGCACGGTGCCACTGAAACTCCGTACCGATGTCCGCCCTGCGCCAAGCCTGCTCGCTGTAAGGGGTGAGGTCCTCATGTATGTGTCAGACTTTGCCGACTTTAACGCGGGGCTCAAGGCATCCGGCCAAGAGCCGTATGCCTCGCCTAGGAACTCGGCGGCCGGAGCCGTACGGCAGCTGGACTCTCGTGTGACCGCCACCCGGAAGTTGGACCTGCTCGTATACGACGTTCTTCACGTCGAAGGCACGTCGTTCACGACCGACACGGAGGGCGTCGAGGCGATCCGGAGCTGGGGTTTCAGCGTGCCCGACCGGATCGAGACGGTCCGGTCAGCTGACGAGATTCTCGCGTACCACGCGGGGTACGACAGCGATCGAGATGCCCTCGACTATGAGATCGACGGGGTAGTCATCAAGCTCGATGATCACCAGGCGCGCCGAGCGATGGGATCGACCTCACACCACCCGCGCTGGGCGATAGCCTTGAAGTTCGCGCCCCGTCAGGAAGTAACGGTCATCGAGAAGATCGACATTCAGGTCGGCCGTACCGGTGTCCTCACGCCCGTCGCCTGGCTTCGTCCGGTGTCGGTCGGTGGGGTGACGGTGTCCCGAGCTTCGCTGCACAATCGAGAGGAGCTCAAGAGGAAGGACCTACGGGAGGGGGACACCGTCCGGATCCAGCGGGCTGGTGACGTGATTCCGCAGGTCGTCGAAGTGGTCGAGCCCGGGCCGAATCGCGCGGCACCGTATGAGATGCCGGTGTCGTGCCCGGTGTGTGGAACGGACACTTACGAAGATGGCCCCAGAACCCTATGCCCAAACCGTTTTGGGTGTGAGGCTCAGCTGAAAGGGAGGATCATCCACTTCGGAGGACGGTCAGCGCTGGACGTAGAGGGACTCGGCGAGGAGACTGCGAATCTCCTGGTAGACCTTGGCCTCGTCACGAACCTCGCCGAACTGTTCGACCTGGAGCCCGCGCAGCTGATAGGCCTCGACGGCTTTGCGCAGAAGTCCGCGACCTCGCTCGTCGAGGCGATACGCTCGAAGCGCGCGCCGGAGCTCACTCGCTTCCTGATCGCCCTGGGCATTCCCGAGGTAGGCGTAACCGTCGCGCGCACCCTCGCGCGGACGTTCGGTTCATTCGATGCGATTCGTGGCGCGGACGCGGAGGCGCTCGTGGCGATCGACGGTATCGGGCCTCGCATGAGCGAAGCCATCATCGAGTTCTTTGCCGATGAGCGAAACGCTACCGCAGTAGATGCGATTCTGGCTCGCGGTGTGGTTCCACAAATGGTCGACGTTGTCGATGTGGAGCTGCCGGACCTGGGCACCGCGGTCTTCACGGGTGCGATTCCTGTCGCGCGCGTGGTCGCTGAAACGGCATGGAGGTCTGTGGGAGGTAGTACGTCGGGTTCGGTGTCGAAGAAGACGACCTTTGTCGTTGCGGGCGAGAGTGCTGGATCCAAGCTCGAGAAGGCAGAGCGCCTCGGCGTGGAGGTTATCGATTTCGACGCCTATCGGGTCCGCCTTCGTGAACACGGTGGCGACATCGACGGGGGAGACGGTTGA
- a CDS encoding amidohydrolase family protein, producing MKLHHLILRTAGAAVATLVLTSGIAAQQGGMEETTRRGADEGDGPHERLILRGGIYIDGAGSPPLGPVDIVVEDDRIVEIRAVGFPMAPINEARRPDGATREIDVSGMYIMPGFVDMHAHTGGAGKAPQAEYVHKLWMGNGITTSRGVGHGSMMWGLEQKALSERNEIVAPRMYTYARPGEAWDEGPVDSPEKAREWVRWAVQVDVDGAKIDGLKLTSYPPDIMEALIDEAHQHGLGTVAHLAQTGVARMNALDAAELGLDMMTHYYGLFEALFDNRTIQDYPADYNYQNEQHRFGQVGRLWQQSAEPGSEAWNALIDRFLELDFGIDPTMTIYEASRDVMRARQAEWHEEYTLPSQWDYYQPSRQAHGSYWFDWTTEDEYHWGRFYDKWMLFLNDYKNAGGIVTTGSDSGFIYKLYGFDYLRELELLREAGFNPLEVIRAATYHGALQLHKPSGQENNLQFGVLEVGAKADMVIVDENPLANLKVLYGTGTPRLNDETGEVERVGGIKYTIKDGIVYDAQQLLEDVREMVREAKARSVTEQGS from the coding sequence ATGAAGCTGCATCACTTGATTTTACGGACGGCTGGCGCCGCCGTGGCGACACTCGTTTTGACAAGCGGAATCGCCGCTCAGCAGGGCGGCATGGAAGAAACGACTCGTCGTGGAGCAGATGAAGGCGACGGACCACATGAGCGCCTGATCCTTCGAGGCGGCATATACATCGACGGCGCGGGAAGCCCGCCGCTCGGGCCGGTCGACATCGTCGTGGAGGATGACCGTATCGTCGAGATCCGGGCGGTCGGGTTCCCGATGGCCCCTATCAATGAGGCGCGCCGTCCGGATGGCGCTACGCGCGAGATTGATGTGAGTGGCATGTACATCATGCCGGGCTTCGTCGACATGCACGCCCACACCGGCGGCGCCGGGAAGGCGCCGCAAGCCGAGTACGTCCATAAGCTCTGGATGGGGAACGGGATTACGACGTCTCGCGGTGTCGGTCACGGGTCGATGATGTGGGGACTCGAGCAGAAGGCGCTATCGGAGCGCAACGAGATCGTTGCTCCGCGGATGTACACATACGCCCGACCCGGCGAAGCTTGGGACGAGGGTCCTGTCGATTCGCCAGAAAAGGCTCGTGAGTGGGTCCGATGGGCGGTACAGGTAGACGTCGACGGCGCGAAGATCGATGGACTGAAGCTGACGTCATATCCGCCCGACATCATGGAAGCTCTGATCGACGAGGCGCACCAACATGGCCTAGGTACAGTGGCCCACCTGGCGCAAACGGGTGTGGCCCGAATGAACGCACTCGACGCGGCCGAACTCGGTCTCGACATGATGACCCACTACTACGGTCTCTTCGAGGCGCTCTTCGACAACCGCACGATCCAAGACTACCCAGCTGACTACAACTACCAGAACGAGCAGCACCGTTTCGGTCAGGTCGGGCGGCTCTGGCAGCAGTCCGCAGAGCCCGGATCAGAGGCGTGGAATGCGCTGATCGATCGCTTCCTTGAGTTGGATTTCGGTATCGATCCGACCATGACGATCTACGAAGCGAGCCGTGACGTCATGCGCGCGCGTCAGGCTGAGTGGCACGAGGAGTACACGCTGCCCAGCCAGTGGGACTACTACCAGCCAAGCCGTCAGGCACACGGTTCCTACTGGTTCGACTGGACCACCGAAGACGAGTACCACTGGGGTCGTTTCTACGACAAGTGGATGCTCTTCCTGAACGACTACAAGAACGCAGGCGGCATCGTCACGACCGGCTCGGACTCAGGCTTCATCTACAAGCTCTACGGCTTCGACTACCTCCGTGAACTCGAGTTGCTCCGCGAAGCAGGCTTCAACCCACTCGAGGTCATTCGCGCCGCGACCTACCACGGTGCACTTCAGCTGCATAAGCCAAGTGGGCAGGAGAACAACCTTCAGTTCGGCGTTCTCGAAGTCGGCGCCAAGGCGGATATGGTCATCGTCGACGAAAACCCACTCGCAAATCTCAAGGTGCTCTACGGAACCGGAACCCCGCGATTGAACGACGAAACGGGAGAAGTCGAGCGAGTTGGCGGCATCAAGTACACTATCAAGGACGGCATCGTGTACGATGCGCAGCAGCTGCTCGAAGATGTGCGTGAGATGGTCCGCGAGGCCAAAGCGCGCTCGGTCACCGAGCAAGGCTCGTAA
- a CDS encoding aminotransferase class V-fold PLP-dependent enzyme — protein MKDSGMTLDVAALRADTPGLAHRVHLNNAGAALMPQPVIEAIQGQLDLEVWHGGYEAEAEAKASGIVDQAYEAVATLLGTSADRIAMTEHATASFSAALSSIPFEKGDAIVTTRHDYVSNQIQYLSLAHRLGIEIVRVPDAPEGGVDLAAMEETIHRRRPRLVAVTQIPTNSGLVQDVAAIGTMCRARDIVYLVDGCQSVGQMPVDVEAMGCDFFSATSRKYLRGPRGAGFLYVSDRVLDRGFEPLFPDMRGADWIDGDLYQPAPDARRFESWEFFWGLVLGTGAAAAYANALDMELIRDRARGLADTLRTRITGLPGARVLDHGAELGATVTASFEGQVPSELVTQLKARGINTSSQTRIDAVLDYDEKGVDGALRMSPHYYNDHSDLDALMAGLEEILSS, from the coding sequence ATGAAGGACTCAGGAATGACCCTCGACGTTGCAGCGCTCCGGGCAGACACACCCGGCCTGGCTCATCGTGTACACCTCAACAATGCCGGGGCAGCGCTGATGCCTCAGCCCGTCATCGAAGCGATCCAAGGGCAACTCGACCTCGAGGTCTGGCACGGTGGGTATGAGGCCGAGGCCGAGGCCAAGGCGAGCGGAATCGTCGACCAGGCGTATGAGGCGGTCGCCACGCTACTCGGAACCTCGGCCGACCGGATCGCGATGACCGAGCATGCGACCGCGTCTTTTTCAGCGGCACTGTCGTCGATCCCCTTCGAGAAAGGCGATGCAATCGTAACGACGCGCCACGACTACGTGTCGAACCAGATTCAGTACCTGTCGCTCGCGCACCGACTCGGGATCGAGATCGTTCGAGTTCCCGACGCCCCTGAGGGCGGCGTCGACCTGGCCGCGATGGAGGAAACCATTCACCGGCGGCGTCCTCGGCTCGTCGCAGTCACCCAAATTCCGACGAACTCCGGCCTGGTTCAGGACGTTGCTGCCATCGGCACCATGTGTCGCGCTCGAGACATCGTGTATCTGGTAGATGGGTGCCAGTCGGTGGGTCAGATGCCAGTCGACGTCGAGGCCATGGGATGCGATTTCTTCTCGGCTACCTCACGGAAGTATCTGCGTGGACCGCGTGGCGCCGGCTTTCTCTATGTGTCCGATCGAGTGCTCGATCGAGGCTTTGAGCCGCTGTTTCCTGACATGCGGGGAGCCGACTGGATCGATGGCGATCTTTACCAGCCAGCGCCGGACGCGCGACGCTTCGAGAGTTGGGAGTTCTTCTGGGGGCTTGTCCTTGGAACGGGCGCAGCGGCAGCCTACGCGAACGCGCTGGACATGGAACTGATCCGTGATCGAGCACGCGGGCTCGCCGACACACTGCGCACCCGGATCACCGGGTTGCCTGGCGCCCGTGTTCTTGATCACGGTGCGGAACTTGGGGCAACTGTGACGGCATCCTTCGAAGGTCAGGTGCCTTCGGAACTTGTCACCCAGCTAAAGGCACGTGGAATCAACACGTCATCACAGACCAGGATCGATGCCGTTCTCGACTACGACGAGAAAGGCGTCGACGGGGCCCTCCGGATGTCACCTCACTACTACAACGACCACTCGGATCTCGATGCCCTGATGGCTGGGCTCGAGGAAATCCTGTCTTCATGA